A single genomic interval of Aegicerativicinus sediminis harbors:
- a CDS encoding DUF721 domain-containing protein — MTRQSEESPLSEILKSFIKENHLDSGLNKVEVQDAWKELMGPGVNKYTSKIRFEEPTLFVYLTSSVLREELSYGKEKIIAMLNEHIGIPNLITKIVLR; from the coding sequence ATGACACGACAAAGTGAAGAATCGCCATTAAGTGAAATCCTTAAAAGTTTTATCAAGGAGAATCATCTAGATTCCGGACTCAATAAAGTAGAAGTTCAAGATGCTTGGAAAGAGCTAATGGGACCGGGGGTGAACAAATACACTTCAAAAATTCGATTTGAAGAACCAACCCTTTTTGTTTATTTAACCAGCAGTGTCCTAAGGGAAGAACTTAGTTATGGAAAAGAAAAGATAATTGCCATGCTAAATGAACATATAGGCATTCCTAACCTTATTACTAAGATTGTACTTCGTTGA
- a CDS encoding penicillin acylase family protein → MKLFKILLSFALAVAVFWLLNNKIGTAPPLGKFFNPNTGFYQNEANMDFYTLPQEQLQDSVNVYYDEHLIPHIFAKTNHDLYFAQGYVTAQNRLWQMEFQTHSAAGRISEIIGEAALEYDRGQRRKGLEFGAEKALEIITKDTETTAYLEAYKDGVNAYINGLSSANYPIEYKLLDYQPEPWTIKKTALFLMNMTDMLAGKDKDMEYTNVINLLGKERFDFLYPDFFEGMDPVIPQGTEWNFENVETPEVPEDYFYQDTIKAVMEKPHPDNGSNNWAVSPNKSKTGNAILANDPHLSLKLPSIWYIMQLHGPNSNAMGATLPGALGIISGFNTHIAWGETNATRDVRDWYSIEFKDPKKDFYKYEGEWLPTTKRIETIKVKNGKIFNDTVVYTHHGPVAYDDTFKADNPLKGYALKWTAHLGGNMQKTFIGLNESKNYADYVKAISGFVAPAQNFVFASTEGDIAIWVQGKFPNKWKGQGKFLMDGSKKSNEWQGFIPQEYNAHIKNPERGFVSSANQTPVDSSYPYFVFNDGYDTYRSRVINNFFNSKDKFDIDDFKNLQSNNFNLKAKELIPTMVKALDSMELSETENSYLEVVKNWDYYNNIDSPGATISTIWEQNVSKLMLDEYLNSEEPMSTPFAFKIVELLKYYSNDPLMDIQETEKIETAPDLFKLAFEKTIQEVETFKSEHGTYNWGEYKGTYIGHLLRDLPAFSRFNVPIGGDKSIVNATSKNHGASWRMIVEMSTPPKALGIYPGGQSGNPGSSHYDDMIDSWAKGDYLDLDFIQSEEDVNPSYNILTLKPQNE, encoded by the coding sequence ATGAAACTATTCAAAATACTACTTTCGTTTGCCCTTGCAGTTGCAGTTTTTTGGTTATTAAATAACAAAATAGGTACTGCACCCCCACTAGGAAAATTTTTCAATCCAAACACAGGATTCTACCAGAATGAGGCTAACATGGATTTTTATACATTACCTCAAGAACAACTTCAAGATTCTGTAAATGTCTATTATGATGAGCATCTGATCCCACACATTTTTGCTAAAACAAATCATGATTTATATTTTGCCCAGGGATATGTAACTGCACAAAATAGGTTGTGGCAAATGGAATTCCAGACACATTCAGCAGCCGGGAGAATTTCTGAAATCATTGGTGAGGCTGCATTGGAATATGATAGAGGCCAGAGACGAAAAGGTTTGGAATTTGGGGCTGAAAAGGCATTGGAAATTATAACAAAGGACACTGAAACCACGGCATATTTAGAAGCTTATAAAGATGGGGTAAATGCATATATAAATGGATTGTCTTCAGCCAATTACCCGATTGAATATAAATTGCTTGATTACCAGCCAGAACCTTGGACTATTAAAAAAACAGCACTATTCTTAATGAACATGACAGATATGTTAGCTGGCAAGGACAAGGATATGGAATATACCAACGTGATAAATTTGTTGGGTAAAGAACGATTCGATTTTCTTTATCCAGACTTTTTTGAGGGAATGGATCCGGTTATTCCACAAGGAACCGAATGGAATTTTGAAAATGTGGAAACACCAGAAGTTCCAGAAGACTACTTTTATCAGGATACTATTAAGGCTGTTATGGAAAAACCACATCCTGATAATGGCAGTAACAATTGGGCAGTGAGTCCAAATAAATCAAAAACGGGAAATGCCATTTTAGCAAATGATCCCCACTTAAGCTTAAAATTACCATCCATTTGGTATATCATGCAATTACATGGGCCTAATTCTAATGCTATGGGGGCTACGCTTCCGGGTGCGTTGGGGATAATCTCAGGATTCAATACGCATATTGCTTGGGGGGAAACCAATGCTACTAGGGATGTTAGAGATTGGTACAGCATTGAATTTAAAGATCCTAAAAAAGATTTTTACAAATATGAAGGGGAATGGCTACCAACAACCAAACGGATAGAAACTATAAAAGTTAAGAACGGAAAAATATTTAATGACACAGTTGTTTATACACATCACGGGCCAGTCGCTTATGATGATACTTTTAAGGCCGATAATCCATTAAAAGGTTATGCCTTAAAATGGACAGCCCACCTAGGTGGAAACATGCAAAAAACATTTATTGGATTAAATGAAAGTAAAAATTATGCTGACTATGTTAAGGCCATTTCAGGTTTTGTAGCACCTGCTCAAAATTTTGTATTTGCATCAACAGAAGGAGATATAGCAATTTGGGTTCAAGGAAAATTTCCAAATAAATGGAAGGGACAAGGAAAATTTTTAATGGACGGCAGCAAGAAATCTAACGAATGGCAAGGATTCATACCACAAGAATACAATGCTCATATTAAAAATCCAGAACGTGGTTTTGTCAGTTCCGCCAATCAAACACCTGTGGATTCCTCTTATCCCTATTTTGTTTTTAATGATGGATATGATACTTACAGGAGCAGAGTAATTAATAACTTTTTCAATTCTAAGGACAAGTTTGATATTGATGACTTCAAAAATCTACAATCCAACAACTTCAATTTAAAAGCCAAAGAACTTATCCCAACAATGGTTAAAGCCTTAGATTCTATGGAATTAAGCGAAACAGAAAATTCCTATTTAGAGGTTGTAAAGAATTGGGATTATTATAACAATATTGATTCTCCCGGCGCCACAATTAGCACAATTTGGGAACAAAATGTCTCTAAGCTGATGTTAGATGAGTATTTAAATTCAGAAGAGCCTATGTCGACACCTTTTGCCTTTAAAATAGTTGAGTTATTAAAATACTACTCTAACGATCCTTTGATGGACATTCAAGAAACTGAGAAAATTGAAACGGCTCCAGATTTGTTTAAACTAGCTTTTGAAAAGACCATACAAGAAGTTGAGACTTTCAAATCGGAGCATGGAACTTATAATTGGGGTGAATATAAAGGTACTTACATAGGTCACCTATTGAGGGATTTACCAGCATTTTCTAGGTTTAATGTTCCAATAGGCGGTGATAAAAGTATTGTGAATGCGACCTCAAAAAACCATGGAGCTTCTTGGCGCATGATAGTTGAAATGAGCACCCCACCTAAGGCTTTAGGAATCTATCCCGGAGGACAGAGCGGAAATCCAGGAAGCTCACATTATGATGATATGATAGACAGTTGGGCAAAAGGTGATTATTTAGATCTAGATTTTATTCAATCGGAAGAGGATGTTAATCCATCTTATAACATATTAACCTTAAAACCTCAAAATGAGTAG
- a CDS encoding nucleoside-diphosphate kinase, translating to MATNRTFTMIKPDAVEKGHIGAILEKINAAGFRIVAMKFTQMSKRDASEFYAIHKERPFFGELVEFMTRGPIVAAILEKDNAVEDFRTLIGATNPADAAEGTIRQLYAKSIGENAIHGSDSDENAEIEGNFHFAGREMF from the coding sequence ATGGCAACAAACAGAACATTTACAATGATTAAACCAGATGCGGTTGAAAAAGGCCACATCGGTGCAATTCTTGAAAAAATAAACGCAGCAGGATTTAGAATCGTAGCCATGAAATTCACGCAAATGAGCAAAAGAGATGCAAGTGAATTTTATGCTATTCATAAAGAGAGACCATTTTTTGGTGAGCTTGTTGAATTTATGACTCGTGGGCCAATTGTGGCTGCAATTTTGGAAAAAGATAATGCAGTTGAAGATTTTAGAACCTTAATTGGTGCGACAAATCCGGCAGACGCGGCTGAAGGAACTATCCGTCAATTATATGCAAAATCTATTGGTGAAAACGCAATTCACGGTAGTGATAGTGATGAAAATGCTGAAATAGAAGGCAATTTCCATTTTGCAGGAAGAGAAATGTTTTAA
- a CDS encoding DHH family phosphoesterase, whose protein sequence is MTDEQTEELSKLLEKPKHIVIVPHKNPDGDAMGSCLALYHFLRPNHNCHVIAPNDYPDFLKWLPGTKDVIIYENRQEEAKALIYKADIIFTLDFNALDRIGGMETPVSESTADKVMIDHHQQPEDYASITYSEIGISSTCEMVYNAIEAMNKKDKINSEIATCLYTGMMTDTGSFRFPSTTSQTHRIVADLIDKGANHSDIHNRVYDTNSYHKLQLLGRALTNLKVLEEYKTAYITLTQEELNLFNFKKGDTEGFVNYGLSLEGIVFAVIFIENSQENIIKISLRSKGDFSVNDFARNHFGGGGHINAAGGKSDLSLKDTVAKFISILPSYKNALNNEK, encoded by the coding sequence ATGACAGATGAGCAGACTGAAGAACTTTCCAAGCTTTTAGAAAAGCCAAAACATATAGTTATTGTTCCGCATAAAAATCCAGATGGTGATGCCATGGGATCTTGTTTGGCACTTTACCACTTTTTACGACCTAATCATAACTGCCATGTTATAGCACCTAATGACTATCCAGATTTTTTAAAGTGGTTGCCAGGAACAAAAGATGTAATCATTTACGAAAACAGGCAGGAAGAAGCAAAGGCCCTTATATATAAGGCCGATATTATTTTCACTTTAGACTTTAATGCGCTTGATAGAATAGGTGGAATGGAAACACCTGTTTCAGAAAGTACGGCAGATAAGGTTATGATAGATCATCACCAGCAACCTGAAGATTATGCCTCAATAACCTATTCTGAAATTGGCATCTCATCTACCTGTGAAATGGTATATAACGCCATTGAAGCCATGAACAAAAAGGATAAAATAAACAGTGAAATAGCAACCTGCCTGTATACGGGCATGATGACGGACACTGGGTCCTTTAGATTCCCATCTACTACTAGCCAAACTCACAGAATTGTTGCCGATTTAATAGACAAAGGGGCAAACCATTCCGATATCCATAATCGAGTTTATGACACAAATTCTTATCATAAACTCCAATTATTAGGAAGAGCTTTAACAAATCTCAAAGTACTGGAAGAGTATAAGACGGCATACATTACCTTAACCCAAGAAGAATTAAATCTTTTCAATTTTAAAAAAGGTGACACTGAAGGTTTTGTCAACTATGGCCTCTCTTTAGAAGGAATTGTATTTGCTGTTATCTTCATTGAAAATTCCCAAGAAAACATTATCAAAATATCCTTACGATCTAAAGGTGATTTTTCTGTTAACGATTTTGCTAGAAACCATTTTGGTGGTGGCGGTCATATAAATGCTGCAGGAGGAAAAAGTGATTTATCCTTAAAAGATACAGTAGCAAAATTTATTAGTATATTGCCCAGCTATAAAAATGCCCTGAATAATGAAAAGTAG